The following DNA comes from Neoarius graeffei isolate fNeoGra1 chromosome 25, fNeoGra1.pri, whole genome shotgun sequence.
CTGTTTCATGCGGGATGCTTTGGAAGAAAGCTTATCTTCTGCTGTGTGGAGTAACAGGAGAAGTTCAGCAAAGGTAGGTGGATTCTGTTTCTTTTGTTCTAGTTGGAGTTCAGCTATCAAGATGTTATCCCAGCAGCCTCTGACAAACTGTCTGAAAAGGTGCCGGTCAAGGTCACTTGCAGTTACACCTCCCCTCCTGAGGGTGGTGTTCAGCATCACCTGCAGCCGTTGAAGATAAGCTGAGAGTTTCTCACCATTATCTTGCATTGTGTTGAGATACTTTGCGAAAAGGTCAACTCCGTCCTCGACAGTGCCGAAAGCGGAGTCCAAGATCTCTAAGTACACATTAAGGGGAGATTCAGGTGTCAGGTGCGTCACAATATCAATAGCAGGTGATAAGAGACTTTCAAGAAGCTTTCGTgacttgtaaagatcagactgtgTTGTGTCTTTTAAGAAGGAGTTCCACATTGGAACACCATGTCTCATAATCCACTTCATTGTTGGGATGGGGGGACCGCCCAGAGAAGGGTCTGAGTCTCAAGGAAGTGTGCACTTGCAGAGCAGAATCTTCATTTCTCACTATGTGCTCGACTATTACCTTTTGTATGTCAGGTGGATTGACATCAGAAAGTTTCAGAGCAGGCTGTGTCTTTTCTCTAGATGGTGGAGACCAATTATGTTGAACATGCTGCTCCAGGGCCGTACTAGGCAGGGGGCTTACCTGTGCAGCATTTTCAGGGTCATGTTGCTCTAAGGTATCAGGTGAGTTCTGCTCTGTATCTTCATTTTGGGTCTCTGAGTGATCTACATCGACTATCTCACTGATGACGGAGAGCTCTTCTCTGAGGACAGCTGCAAAGTCTTTGCCAGTCTGTTTTGCAATGTCCTTTAACTCTGAAAGGTAAGTCTGTGTAGCTGTTTTACTAGCTACAGGTGTGTAGACACTGGCTAAAACTCTGATGTGGTAGGTGACATCAGTCTTAGGCTTACTGTTAAGTTTGTGTGGCAATGAAGGTAAGAGAGACTGTATAGCTGTACCATATACATACCGTACTCTACAATAACCTATTTGTCTGATGCTGGCTCAGCGAAATCTACTGGAATTACCCTTTGAATGGAACCATATTGTTTCAGGAAGTCATATAGTTCTTTATCAGTTTCTGTACCGGCTATACCACTAACTATGACTGAGTTAGGGATTTTTACACTACTCATTTGAATAACATCCATGATGAGTCTTTAACAATAATGTTATACGGTCTCTGGTTTCTAGTTTTAAATGCTTTAAACcactcctggctggctcgccatGTTTGTAGCACTGGTATCACACCACTTACTGTGCCACTGGACCAGTTCTAGGTTCTAAGGAGTGGGGAGCAAAAATAATTACACCAGAGACCATTGCTTTAAATACAAAAGGCCAGCAATTTACTGAATGCAAAACATACATATAAAATACAgtacacaaaacaaaaataccctGCAGGTTCCTAATATTGAGGTAAGTACAATAAATGAAAAGGTATTTCACTCTTTCTTTTTGTTCTTTAGTTCACCTAGTTTATTTTAGTAAAGCTAATCTAAGTTAGTTAGACCAGTCTCTTTTTCCTAGGTTGCACCTATTTTAAAATTCCTATTTTTCTTCCTGAGTTAACTCTTTTTTTCTGGTAAGAGAATACCTTCAATTACACAATCAAATCAAAGTGGACCACAATAATTTCAAATCACATTCACAAATATAAACTCAATATGAAAATAAAAGTATGACACTTTCAATTCAAGTTCAAGTCCAAATGTGAGTTCAAGTGTTAAGTTCAATTCAATCCAAAAATAATAATTCAGtcagttctcagttcagttcaactCCTGATACTCCTACCACTCTGGCAGCGAGTCACCATACGTGGAAGATCCCTTCACTAATGCGATGGAGAAGATGAGTTGAAGATCTGGATCTGGCTCGCCATCTTGAATCCCGCCTGTGCATGTGCACGCCCGCACACTGCAGACCAACTCCCGCTCCGACCGAACTtcaaacaaagcaaaaaaacctgacctttgtAACAGGCCATAAACACAATAAATCTCTTTTTAAATCCTCAAATGACACAAATAAATGTTTCAGTCTCCGGGTTGTAACATTACTGCCATGGTGCTTTTTCATCTCAAAATGGCAGTGGAGCGGCCTCTTTTAACTCACGGCTCCGTCTCCCACAATAACTACTGCACACGCCTTTCGCTCACACAACTTAAAGTCACTTTTATAACATTCACAGTCTTCATAACCCAAAATATTAACTGGTAAACAGTTTATGATGGAGCATTTCCTTGTAAAGAGCTCCGTTTTTTAGCTTTAGCTCTTCGCCGGAGAAAAAAAGTACAACACAGTAAATATGCAAGAAAATAAACACAAAACTGGTGTGGCTTAACTCTCATAAAATCCCCGTCAGTTCCCGACTAGGTAAGTTATGTTTTACAACCTCAAAATCAACTTTTCACTCCTTTTTCTGCTTATTAATCACCACTCGTTTTCTCTGatttctcctctgctctctccctcaggTCTCGCACCACTGAGGTGCTGCGTCTAGCGCCACAAGTCCCTTAAAGGGGCAGCGACATGAATTTTCTGTCAGCATACTTTTAATCTTAAACATTAAATTATTGGTGTATTAACATTTTTAATTAACTCTGATGAATTAATTTACATTAAATGGATCACTTTTAACTTTTAAACTTATTTATGCAGCTTTTAAAGTATTTATTCTTATTTATGTCATATTTTAACATGGGTTacatgtgtcatcagcaaacttctgaatgtgacacagctccgagttgtagcagaagtccgcggtgtacagggtgaagagaagagaggccagcaccgtgccctggcctgctccggtgctgctaatcacagtgtcagatgtgatgtccttcagcctgacgtactgcggcctgtcagtgaggtagctggagatccaggtggccaggcaggggtccacttgcatcctgttcagtttgtcctgaagcaataggggctggatggtgttgaaggcactcgagaagtccaagaagaggatcctcactgtgccatttcccttatccagatgtgagtgggctcggtgtagcaggtagaggatggcgtctttcacaccgacacctgcccggtatgcaaactgcagacagtcctgggcatgttgtacctggggtctgaggaggctgaggaagagccgctccaacgtcttcatcagatgtgaagtgagtgccaccggtcggaagtcgttcagctcgctgggccgattctttttgggatctggaacgatacatgatgtcttccagagggttggcactctccccagctgcaggctgaggttgaagatgcgttggagtggttcacccagttcagcagcacaggtcttcagtagttggggacacaccttgtctaggcctgctgctttcctggggtgaagcttcctcagttgacctctgacctggtctgcagtaatgcatggaggagtctgtgttgaagagggggaggagggggctgctgtgatgactgggggaggtgtgttgagggaagaaagagagatggctgcagtgagggagcgggtggggggacatgggctggttgaaccgattgaaaaagtcattcaactcattcgccctctccactgtaccctcaacgactctggtctttgtattgtggcctgtgatgattttcacaccttcccagacctccctcatgctgttctccttcagcttctgctccacctttctcctgtagctgtccttagcttccctcatgcagcgttttacctcctgctgtgctgctttcattgcctccctatccctgctcctgaagatggccttcttcctgttgaggacagctttgacttcttgtgttacccatggcttgttattagggtaacaccgtacagtcttagcgggggagaccacgtctgcacagaagttaaggtaatctgtcagacagtgtgtcagcccctctatgtcctcacagtgtagaCTAAGCAgtgcatcccagtccgtgatgtcatagcagtccctgagggcatcttccatttcaggggaccacctcctgatggagctagttgttgcaggctgcctttgaaccaggggtgtgtacttcggctgtagaagaacca
Coding sequences within:
- the LOC132873220 gene encoding zinc finger CCHC domain-containing protein 12-like, whose translation is MWNSFLKDTTQSDLYKSRKLLESLLSPAIDIVTHLTPESPLNVYLEILDSAFGTVEDGVDLFAKYLNTMQDNGEKLSAYLQRLQVMLNTTLRRGGVTASDLDRHLFRQFVRGCWDNILIAELQLEQKKQNPPTFAELLLLLHTAEDKLSSKASRMKQHFNVSKPRVSSHYQGIYVQSEEDYNSSQPALDHRSEIQDLKKQIADLQSQLTRITQKDSRKAKSAARPVAPQKASTHSPAITPTFQRLQPHSRDVNNNTSHRPRPWYCFRCGEDGHIKSHCESERNPSLVAEKRKQLREKQLT